A genomic window from Pseudanabaena sp. BC1403 includes:
- a CDS encoding PAS domain S-box protein, translating into MKKPETPENESDRLAALNRYKILDTLPEQVYDNLVQLASHICGTPIALISLVDRDRQWFKSRVGIDATETSREISFCGHAVAEKAILHIPDTKEDARFSDNPLVVGEPKIRFYLGVPLITPDNYALGTLCVIAPHPKQLTPQQIKQLEMLSHLVVSQLELRLAEETSRLLVSVVESSNDAIVTNTFDGIITSWNPAAERLFGYSVDEVLGKSIFMMIPSDRVQEEMIFIEHLKRGERMENFESIRLHKDGSPRDVSFSISPLIDAIGTVVGASKIARDITAIKQSQSQLRDITNALNNTALVAITDVNGTITFANDKFCEISKYSREELIGQNHRILNSGHHPHNFFANMWKEIASGKIWQGEIKNRTKDGCFYWVDTTIIPFINDQGNPYQYLAVRQDITNLKRNESKLMQAIRLKDEFLANMSHELRTPLNAILGMSESLQEQILGPINTRQSDAISMIEKSGEHLLSLINDILELSKIESGKLELDIEKVAIEQLCKSSLSFVKQQAFKKQIQINVKLSQDLGEMILDQRRMRQVLINLLTNAVKFTATGGKVTLEVYYEPLEITFVEHKSLKAILQPNSPDWKYEDCDLKDSRYLCFSVTDTGIGISPADQEKLFQPFVQIDSKLNRQYEGTGLGLALVKRIVELHGGNVRLRSKLNEGSCFTVRLPYICQAPNIEGISPTHSSIAPKTNTKGISQSDNKSDIASEKFDDRKVVNPPLIMLAEDNEANVMTVSSYLKAKEYRVIIAQNGVEAIAIAKEKRPDLILMDIQMPVMDGLTAIAQIRLDPSLIDIPIIALTALAMEDDRDRCLAVGANEYMSKPIKLKQLDLLMQKLL; encoded by the coding sequence ATGAAAAAGCCTGAAACTCCAGAAAATGAAAGTGATCGCTTAGCTGCTCTTAATCGCTATAAAATTCTCGATACATTACCAGAGCAGGTATATGACAACTTGGTACAACTGGCTTCACATATTTGCGGAACGCCGATCGCTTTAATCTCTTTAGTCGATCGCGATCGGCAATGGTTCAAATCGCGGGTGGGGATTGATGCAACTGAGACATCTCGTGAAATTTCTTTCTGTGGTCACGCTGTGGCTGAAAAAGCGATTTTGCATATCCCAGATACTAAAGAAGATGCACGTTTTTCGGATAATCCTTTGGTTGTTGGTGAACCCAAGATTAGATTTTATTTAGGAGTACCTTTAATAACTCCTGACAACTATGCTTTAGGTACTTTATGTGTGATCGCTCCTCATCCTAAACAACTCACACCTCAACAAATCAAACAATTAGAGATGCTTAGCCATTTGGTTGTCAGTCAATTAGAGTTAAGGCTAGCAGAGGAAACTTCTCGACTGTTAGTCTCGGTGGTTGAGTCCTCGAATGATGCGATCGTCACTAACACGTTTGATGGGATCATCACCAGTTGGAATCCAGCTGCTGAGAGATTATTTGGCTACTCAGTCGATGAAGTATTGGGGAAATCGATTTTCATGATGATTCCGAGCGATCGCGTACAAGAAGAAATGATATTTATCGAACACCTCAAACGAGGAGAAAGAATGGAAAACTTTGAAAGCATTCGTCTCCACAAAGATGGTAGTCCACGAGATGTATCTTTCTCAATTTCTCCTTTAATCGATGCGATAGGAACAGTAGTTGGCGCTTCCAAAATCGCGCGTGATATCACTGCAATTAAACAATCGCAATCTCAACTTCGAGATATCACCAATGCTTTAAATAACACGGCGTTGGTGGCGATTACCGATGTAAATGGTACGATTACCTTTGCAAATGATAAATTCTGCGAAATTTCTAAATACAGTCGAGAAGAATTAATCGGTCAAAACCATCGTATTCTCAACTCTGGACATCATCCCCACAATTTTTTTGCGAATATGTGGAAGGAGATCGCTAGCGGTAAAATTTGGCAAGGGGAAATTAAAAATCGGACTAAGGATGGCTGCTTCTATTGGGTAGATACAACAATTATTCCCTTTATTAATGATCAGGGCAACCCCTATCAATACCTTGCAGTCCGCCAAGATATTACCAATCTCAAAAGAAACGAAAGCAAACTCATGCAAGCTATCCGATTGAAGGATGAATTTCTTGCCAATATGAGTCACGAACTTCGGACACCACTCAATGCCATTTTGGGAATGTCGGAAAGCTTGCAAGAACAAATTTTAGGTCCTATTAATACGCGCCAATCTGATGCGATATCGATGATCGAAAAAAGTGGAGAACATCTACTATCTTTAATCAATGACATTCTCGAACTATCGAAAATTGAATCTGGAAAACTGGAACTTGATATCGAGAAAGTTGCGATCGAACAGCTTTGTAAATCCAGCCTAAGCTTTGTCAAGCAACAAGCCTTCAAAAAGCAAATTCAGATAAATGTGAAATTGTCCCAAGACTTAGGAGAAATGATTTTAGATCAACGTCGGATGAGACAAGTGCTGATTAATTTGTTAACTAACGCCGTAAAATTTACAGCTACAGGTGGTAAAGTCACGCTAGAAGTATATTACGAACCACTAGAGATAACTTTTGTCGAACATAAATCCTTAAAGGCAATACTTCAGCCAAATAGCCCTGATTGGAAATATGAAGATTGCGACCTCAAAGATAGTCGATATCTTTGCTTTTCTGTAACCGATACTGGTATCGGCATTTCCCCCGCTGATCAGGAAAAACTTTTTCAACCCTTCGTGCAGATTGATAGCAAGCTCAATCGCCAATATGAAGGAACTGGACTGGGACTTGCTCTAGTCAAAAGAATTGTAGAGCTGCATGGTGGTAATGTCAGACTTCGCAGCAAGCTTAACGAAGGTAGCTGCTTTACTGTGCGTCTGCCCTATATTTGCCAAGCGCCGAATATTGAGGGAATATCACCTACACATTCATCAATTGCTCCTAAGACAAATACTAAGGGAATCTCTCAATCTGACAATAAGTCTGATATTGCTTCGGAAAAGTTCGATGATAGAAAAGTTGTCAATCCTCCTCTCATAATGCTAGCAGAAGACAACGAAGCCAATGTCATGACAGTTTCTAGCTATCTCAAAGCCAAAGAGTATCGTGTTATTATCGCCCAAAATGGTGTTGAGGCGATCGCCATTGCAAAAGAGAAGCGCCCTGATTTGATTTTGATGGATATCCAAATGCCTGTTATGGATGGACTCACGGCGATAGCTCAAATCCGCCTCGATCCTAGTTTGATTGACATTCCGATTATCGCCTTAACTGCACTAGCAATGGAAGACGATCGCGATCGCTGTTTAGCGGTTGGAGCTAATGAATACATGAGCAAGCCTATCAAACTAAAACAATTAGATCTTTTAATGCAAAAATTGCTCTAG